Proteins found in one Triticum urartu cultivar G1812 chromosome 4, Tu2.1, whole genome shotgun sequence genomic segment:
- the LOC125551586 gene encoding E3 ubiquitin-protein ligase SIRP1-like, with product MAEEPGATSRYYCHMCSVIVRPELGVEEVKCPHCRSGFVEEMADGRRSSNAVGDRGTTATGAGPDDAGARSELAGPPWPPILMDLLGVSYGLDGGDLAGLARRQYRHLAFLQLLNALQEGDADADGDAPDPGLERLVLVSPADAHAMLMPELGASNGAAAAARGPGLTLGELILGPGLDLLLEYLAETDPSRQGTLPAKMEAVAALPTVKVSEAATCPVCLDEFAAGGEAKEMPCKHRFHDVCLLPWLEANSSCPVCRYQLPTDEATEPAGNGAEETADESSGNAGRDVEGDSDGGSSGRRRWLARPFGRFFSRRSNGSSSSSR from the coding sequence ATGGCGGAGGAACCCGGTGCAACTTCTAGATACTATTGCCACATGTGCTCGGTGATCGTAAGGCCAGAGCTGGGCGTCGAGGAGGTCAAGTGCCCGCACTGCCGTTCCGGATTCGTGGAGGAGATGGCCGATGGCCGGCGGAGCAGCAACGCCGTGGGAGACCGTGGTACTACTGCCACAGGGGCCGGCCCAGATGACGCGGGCGCGAGGTCGGAGCTCGCGGGTCCGCCGTGGCCGCCTATCCTCATGGACCTCCTCGGCGTCTCCTACGGGCTCGACGGCGGCGACCTCGCGGGCTTGGCGCGAAGACAGTACCGCCACCTCGCCTTCTTGCAGCTGCTCAACGCGCTCCAGGAAGGCGATGCCGATGCCGACGGCGACGCGCCCGACCCGGGGCTCGAGCGGCTCGTGCTGGTTAGCCCCGCCGACGCGCACGCCATGCTCATGCCAGAGCTAGGAGCCagcaatggcgccgccgccgccgccaggggCCCAGGCCTGACGCTGGGCGAGTTGATTCTTGGCCCCGGGCTGGACTTGCTGCTGGAGTACCTGGCCGAGACCGACCCGAGCCGGCAAGGCACGCTGCCGGCGAAGATGGAGGCCGTTGCCGCATTGCCAACGGTAAAGGTAAGCGAGGCCGCGACCTGCCCGGTGTGCCTGGACGAGTTCGCGGCTGGCGGCGAGGCCAAGGAGATGCCGTGCAAGCACCGCTTCCACGACGTGTGCCTCCTGCCGTGGCTGGAGGCCAACAGCTCCTGCCCCGTCTGCAGGTACCAGCTGCCCACGGACGAGGCCACGGAGCCGGCCGGCAATGGCGCCGAGGAAACCGCCGACGAATCCAGTGGCAATGCAGGCCGCGACGTCGAGGGCGATAGCGACGGTGGAAGCAGTGGCAGGCGGCGGTGGCTCGCACGGCCTTTTGGTCGTTTTTTCTCGCGCAGATCGAATGGAAGCTCCTCGTCGTCGCGATGA